GGAACACGGTGATCTCGATGTCGGTCACGTAGCGCGAGACGCCGAGGAGCATGAGGGCCTCGCGACGCAGGATCGCGTTGGACCCGCAGAAGAACGCCGCATTCCAGCCGTCCTTGCCCTGCTGAATGGGGCCGTAGAACAGCGGCGCCTGGCTGCCGAGCGGATCCGAGTCCGGCACGTTCACGAACACCTGCGGCGTCTGCACGATCGCCATGCGCCGGTCGTCGAAGTAGCCGAGCGTCTTGTCGAGGATCTCGGGGACGGGCACCTGGTCGGCGTCGAGGATGAGCATGAACTCGCCCTCGGTCGTGAGCAGCGCGTTGTTGAGGTTCCCGGCCTTGGCATGGCGGGCGCGGCCCGACCAGTCGGCCGAGCGGGTGATCCAGCCGATGCGCTCGGCCTCGGCCAGGTCGCGGAGCTCGGTGCGGTTGCCGTCGTCGAGCACCCACGTCTTGTGCGGGTAGGTGATGCGCTGGGCGGCCCGCGCCGTCTCCATCACGAGGTCGAGCGGCTCGTTGTACGTCGCGATGAAGACGTCGACCGTGAGGCCCGGCTGCGGCGCGGGCGGCTTCGGCCGGTCGCGGGCCCGCCACATCGTGAGCCCGAACAGGAGCGAGTCGATGAGGCTGTACGTCTCCGCGAGCACGAGCGGGATCGCGATCCAGAGCGCCTCGGTGTTCACCGAGAACAGCAGCCGCCAGATGATGTAGTTGAGGCCCAGGATCGCCGTCACCACGGCCAGGAGCCGGATGAACGCGAACCGCAGCGGCGACCTCCCCGTGGTCGGTGCGCGGTGCGCGTTGCGGCTCATCCGCGCCTCACGGCGAGGACGGTCACGTCGTCGAGCGGCGTGCCTGCGGAGGCGAGGATGCGGACCCGCTCGACGAGCGCGTGCACGCCCCCGGCATCGGACACCAGGCGGCCGATCGACGCGAACGCGGGCGCGCTGCCGCCGAACATGTCGAACAGGCCGTCGCTGAAGGTCACGAAGGTGTCGCCGTGCGCGAGCACCACGTGGCGCTCCTCCCAGCGGTGGTCGACGTCGATGCCGACGGGCAGGTCGCTCGTGTCGAGGTGGGTGACGCGGCCGTCGTCGTGGACGACGATCGTCAGCCCGTGCCCCGCGTCGGCGTAGCGGAGGAGGCCGGACGCCTGGTCGAGGTGCCCGTGCTGCAGCGTGACGAAGGACCCGGTGCGGTCGAGGTCGGCGTCGAGGGTGCGCGCGGCGTCGGTGACCATGAGGCCCGTGTCCTCGAGGACGCCCGCACCGTAGCGGTCGGCGGTGCTCGCGATGCCACGGAGGACGGCGCGGACGGTGGCGGTGAGGATCGCGGCGCCCGTGCCCTTGCCCATCACGTCGGCGAGGGAGAAGCGGAGGCCGGACGCGGTGCGCTCGTAGTCGTAGAAGTCGCCGCCCACGACCTGCGCGGGCACGCACACGGCGGCGATGTCGTAGCCGGGGATCTCGACCTCGGCGGCCGGGAGCAGGGCGGCCTGCACCGCCTGGGCGCGCTCCATCTCCGCGTTCGCGACGAGCTCGCGCTGCGCCCACTGCGCGAGCTCGGCGAAGAGCGCGAGCTGGCCGCCGTCGAGGGAGCGCGGCTCGACGTCGTACAGGCAGAACGTGCCGATGACGAGGCCCTCGGGATCCCGCAGCGGGTGCCCGGCGTAGAAGCGGATGTGCGGCTCCTCCGCCACCGAGGGCAGGTGCCGGTAGAACGGATGCGCCTGCGCGTCCTCGACGACGAGCACGCGCTCCTCGCGGACGGTGGTGTCGCAGAAGACGCTGCTGATCGGCGTCTCGGACAGCTCGGCGCCGGCGCAGGACGCGAACCACATGCGGTCGTGGTCCGCGAGGCCGATGGTCGACAGCGGCACGGAGAACGCCGTGCGGGCGAGGCTCGTGACCCGGTCGAAGCGCTCCTGGGGCGGTCCGTCGAGCAGCCCCAGGGCCTCGACGGCACGCTGCATCGCGCTCGATCGCGCGTCCTCGATCAGACTCATCCCCGCCCCCTCGCCGACATGGACCCCCGTCCACGGCACCCGAATCGACGGGCGCGCTCAGCTTACGTGCCCGGATACATAGGGGACGTACTAAGTAGCGTTACGCGGATGACCTCGGTGGTCGTCCCAGTGTTCGCGGACGGGCTGCTAGCGTCGGGAGCGGATCGGGGGGTCTCATGGCATCAGCACGGAGACCGGAGCTCCCCTACCTCGACGGCATGCGCGGCGCGGCCGCCCTCGCCGTCGTGGCGTTCCACGCGTTCCTCTACACCGGGCTCAGCGGGCAGGCGTGGCAGGATCTGCCGCTCCTCGGCTGGATCACCGGCTACGGCTACCTCGGCGTGCCCGTCTTCATCGTCCTGTCCGGCTACGTGCTGATGCTGCCCGTCGCCGGCCGCCCGGGGCTCGACCTCCGGCACGGCACCGCGACCTTCCTCCGGCGGCGGGCCCGCCGGATCCTCCCGCCCTACTTCGCGGCCATCGCGCTCAGCCTGCTGATGGCGCTCGCGATCCCCGTGATGCGCGACGGCGCCGGCACCGCGTGGCAGAGCGCGGCGCCCGCCACCCCCGCGGGCATCGCATCCCACGTCCTCCTGCTCCAGGACCTCTCCCCCTCCTGGGTCAGCCAGGTGAACGCACCGCTCTGGAGCGTCGCCGTGGAGTGGCAGATCTACTTCCTCATGCCGCTGGTGCTGCTGCCGCTCTGGCGGCGGTGGGGTGGGCTGCCCGTCGTCGCCGTGACCACGGTCGTCATGACCGGCGCGTCGCTCGCCGGCTTCGCCCCGTGGGCCTGCCCGTGGCTGCTGGGCCTCTTCGCCGCCGGGATGCTCGCCGCCGAGATCACCGTCGGCGCGCGCCCGCGCTGGGCATCCGACCGGCTGCTGCTCGGGGTGGCCGTGGGCGCCGCGGCCGTGCTGCTCGTCGGGATCACGGTGCTGCAGGGCAGCGTGTGGGCCGCGGAGCTCGTGGCCGGCGCGGGCTTCGCGTCGCTCCTCGCGTGGGCGGGCGCGCGCACCATGGCCGGGTCCCGCCCCCGTGCGCTCGGCGCCTTCGTCACCCGTCCGGCGCAGCGGCTCGGCCTCGTCTCCTACAGCGTGTACCTCGTGCACAGCCCGTTCCTCGCGCTCGGCAACCTCCTGCTGCTGCCGCTCGGCCTGCCGACGGGCGCGCACGCCGCGCTGATGCTCCTGGTCGTCGCGCCGCTCGCGGTGGCGGCCGGCTTCGGCTTCTTCCACCTCGTCGAGCGGCACTTCCTCAACACGCGCCAGGTGCACGTGACGGCGTCGGCGGATCCCGGTGCGGCGTCCGTCGCGCCCAAGCCCGCGGCCTGAGCGGCTCGCCTCGGCGGTGCCCCCCCAGGACTCGAACTTCACTTCACCCCGAGAGGTACGCACGTCCACCTATGCGACAGCGCTACTAGGGCAAAGCACGGTCATACGTTGCAGCCAGCATCGGCAACTGTGTGCGGCGAGTGTGGGTAAACCGAGGGCAGAAATGAGCGCATTGATCCAGAACTCTCACGGGGGTGTCAGACGCCGACGGCACCTATCGGCTGCTCTGGATCCCGTGAATATTGGGTCGATTTCTGACGACCGGATAGAGTCAGTGAGAGTCTGCTGACGAACGCCACAGCCGGGTGTTGGCCCGTCACGTGCCGCCGATCACGTGCAGCGGCGGGGCTCTCGAAGCTAGACGGAGAGGGGCCCAACGCCTTCTGGCGCCGGGGCCTGTGTGTTGGTGAGGGTTCTAACCGACGAAAAAGTCGGGCTCCTCATCGTCCGGGATTCCATTCCTGATGTCGACCCACTCGAGATCGTCCGCGAGCTGCCTCACCCGCTCGTTGATCATCGTGACGACATCGACGACGAGGAAGTCGAAACCGACTGACCAGCTCACTGCCTCGACCTCGCCTTCGGGCTCCGCTGTGCTCGACATGTCAAAGCGCACGCGGTCCCCCACCTTCGGAGGAGTGTCCTTTGGTCCGACGTTGTAGAGGTACTCGGCCTTAGTGCGGTCGATGTTGCCCGGGTAGACCCGAATCTGGATGCGCATGCTCATGAGTCCGAGCGTATGGGAGGGCTCTCCACGGCGTCTGCCTCCCGTTCGGGGCCGCCCACGTAGGAGCGCCCCGGCGCCGGGAGGCGGGCGCGCTCGCCGGCGAATCAGATGAACTGCACCTGGTCGCCGGTGTAGCGAGCGACGTTCTGCGCGGCCTCCTAGCAGGTCTTCGTAGGTGGGAACCTGTGGTCCCGCGGAATGCCAGCGTTCGCCTCGATGACGGTGTTCCAGAGGCCGGACGTGTCCTTCTTGAAGCCTGCGGCCGACCTCCGGAACCTGCGGAAGACGAGGCTGACCGTCGCGTCCTCGCCGAGCCTGGCGGTGTACATGGTGCGCGTGGTGTTCATGGTTCTCCTTCTGGGCAACGAAGATGCCCTCACGAGTACCATCGGCCGAACCACGAACCAGTTCGGCGGGGTCCATCTCGGAGTATCACTCCGCGTTCAGCTACCGTGGTTGTAGAGATCCCCGTACTGACGCTCAATCGCCAAAATGTGGAACGTCGCACCAGCGCGTACGCCGGCCATCGGCAGCTTGCCGGAGTACCGGAAGACGAACACTTCGGAGGACTCGGAGAACGCGTCAGGCATAGTCATGCGCAGCTTCGTAGTGGGCAACTTTTCAAAGCCGAGACCGTGCTTTGGGGCTCTGCGGAGGTCCTTCCACGTAAGGCCCGACAGCGACTGCAGGCTTTCAGCGAACGCCGCCTTCGCCTCCTTCGTCATCGCGGACTCCTTGAGGTCGAAGTCACGGTGAAGATGCTTGAGGCAGAACACCGGGTGGCTACCGTCCGTGTTCTTCGGTTCGTCGTATGGAAGCTCCGTGGCGGAAGCCTGCGGTCGTGAACGATTCCGCCTGCGGTCGTTCACTCCGCCAACGCGGAGAGCCCGCGGAAGTAGCGGTAGATCACCGATCGCGGGATGGTGATGAAGTGCTCTCCGTCGCGGTAGCTGCTCGTCCACGGCGCCTCGGAGTGCGTCATCTCGCGCAACTTCCAAGCGCTCTTGGAGCCGAACGTCTCCCAGACGGAGGCCAGAAGGTCGGTCGTCTCCGTGTCGACCTGGAAGAAGTCGAAGTCTTCCGTGAAGGGGATCGCGTTCGAACCGTGGTCCTTGTACTGGCGGTAGACAACAGGGACGACCGGACCGTGAGTCCACGCCTGGATCTCATCTGCGAAGAGCGGAGCACCGAAGCGCGCAAGGTGATGCCCCTGCGCGTAGTACAGGAGCTTCTGCAACTTCAGATTCGACAGAGCGCCCTCTTCCTCGCTGTCGGCCCACGCAAGGAACCAACGTGCGATCGTGGAGGCGTCGTAGGCGGCGATGGGCTCGGGCGCAGAGGGAAAAGTCATGTCATTCACCGGGACTGGATGCGGACGTACATTGACGCGTTGGTTTTGCACGCAACTCCTACAGTATGCGCGCGGACCGTGCACGCGGGGAGGTCCCCCGTTCAGGTCTCGCCACGTCTACCTCGGTCACGGCCGAGTCGAGTGGCTGGACCTGCAGTCAGGGGAGCACGCCACCCTCATGTGCACGCACGCTTGCACGAGGCTGCAGTGGGGCGAATCGATCGGGCTTCGCGTGAAGTCCTTCGACTTCCTGCGCCGGCGCGCCCTCGTGGAGGAGAACGCCGGGCCTGTCGGAGGCGGGTGCTCCGAGCGGCTTCATGGGCCCCCTACTCCCCCTCAATATCGGGATCGCAGGCGCCCAGCCAGCGGTGCCCCCGCAGGGACTCGAACCCTGACCTGTAGCGATTTTAAGTCGCCCGTCTCTGCCAATTGGACTACGGGGGCGTGGCGCCTCGGCGCTCCCGACAGCCTACGGTCGGCCGGCGGATCCGGTGCGCCCGGGCATGACGACGGCCCGCAGGCTCGAGCCTGCGGGCCGTCGTCGGTGGTGCGGGTGGATCAGGCCGAGGGCTTCTCGTCCGCGTTCTCCACGCTGGGCGACGAGCTGTAGCTGCCCGCGAGCGCCGGGGACTTCTCGCCCTCGGTGGGCGCGTCGGCCGTGTCGTCGGCGGCCTTCTTGGCGGGTGCCGCCTCCTTCTTCGCGGGAGCGGCCGGCGCGGCGTCCGCGGCGGGACGCGGGCGCGACGCGAACGTCTCGAACGCGGTGCGCGGGGTCTCGCGCGCCTCGAGCGAGACGATGTCGCGACCCCAGACCAGGTTGTTCACCCAGCCGGTGACGACGCGCGCCTTGCGCTCGAAGGACGGGATCGCGAGGCCGTGGTAGCCGCGGTGCATGACCCAGGCGGGGAAGCCCGTGATGCCGATCTTGCCGGACTGGAACGCGCCCTGGTACAGGCCGAGGCCCGCGACGGCGCCGAGGTTCTTGTGGAAGTAGTCGGTGACGCCCTCGCCGCGGAGGCTCGCGGTGAGGTTCTTCGCCATGAGCTTGCCCTGGCGCACGGCGTGCTGCGCGTTGGGCACGCAGAAGCCGCCGACGCCGCCGCCCGTGAGGTCGGGGGTGGCCGCCACGTCGCCGGCGCCCCAGGCGTCCGCCACGATGCCGTCGTCGCCCTCGACGCGACCGTCGGCGCGCACGCGCAGGCGCCCGCGCTCCTCGATCGGCAGGTCGGTGTTCTTGAGCATGGGGCTGGCCATGACGCCCGCGGTCCAGACGATGACGTCGGACTCGA
This window of the Clavibacter sepedonicus genome carries:
- a CDS encoding PP2C family protein-serine/threonine phosphatase translates to MSLIEDARSSAMQRAVEALGLLDGPPQERFDRVTSLARTAFSVPLSTIGLADHDRMWFASCAGAELSETPISSVFCDTTVREERVLVVEDAQAHPFYRHLPSVAEEPHIRFYAGHPLRDPEGLVIGTFCLYDVEPRSLDGGQLALFAELAQWAQRELVANAEMERAQAVQAALLPAAEVEIPGYDIAAVCVPAQVVGGDFYDYERTASGLRFSLADVMGKGTGAAILTATVRAVLRGIASTADRYGAGVLEDTGLMVTDAARTLDADLDRTGSFVTLQHGHLDQASGLLRYADAGHGLTIVVHDDGRVTHLDTSDLPVGIDVDHRWEERHVVLAHGDTFVTFSDGLFDMFGGSAPAFASIGRLVSDAGGVHALVERVRILASAGTPLDDVTVLAVRRG
- a CDS encoding acyltransferase family protein, producing MASARRPELPYLDGMRGAAALAVVAFHAFLYTGLSGQAWQDLPLLGWITGYGYLGVPVFIVLSGYVLMLPVAGRPGLDLRHGTATFLRRRARRILPPYFAAIALSLLMALAIPVMRDGAGTAWQSAAPATPAGIASHVLLLQDLSPSWVSQVNAPLWSVAVEWQIYFLMPLVLLPLWRRWGGLPVVAVTTVVMTGASLAGFAPWACPWLLGLFAAGMLAAEITVGARPRWASDRLLLGVAVGAAAVLLVGITVLQGSVWAAELVAGAGFASLLAWAGARTMAGSRPRALGAFVTRPAQRLGLVSYSVYLVHSPFLALGNLLLLPLGLPTGAHAALMLLVVAPLAVAAGFGFFHLVERHFLNTRQVHVTASADPGAASVAPKPAA
- a CDS encoding Panacea domain-containing protein, whose translation is MTFPSAPEPIAAYDASTIARWFLAWADSEEEGALSNLKLQKLLYYAQGHHLARFGAPLFADEIQAWTHGPVVPVVYRQYKDHGSNAIPFTEDFDFFQVDTETTDLLASVWETFGSKSAWKLREMTHSEAPWTSSYRDGEHFITIPRSVIYRYFRGLSALAE